The genomic stretch ATCCGTCCGCCATAGAGCACGCGGGACAGCACGTCGCGGCCATAGGCATCGGTGCCGAGCAGGAATTCCGCGCTGGCCGGCTTCAGCCGTTGCGACGGCACCAGCAGCATCGGATCGTGTGGTGCGATCAGCGGCGCGAAAATTGCCGATGCCACGATCAGCGTGAGGCAGATGGTGGCGGCGGCGATGATCGGCGTCGCGGTGAGAAATCCGAGCCCCGCGCGCGGCGATGCGGCGACCGGGATTACGGGCTCGGTATGGGTGTCGATCGCCATCAGCTTTTCACCTTAGTAACGGATTCGAGGGTCGAGCAGGGTATAGGCGACGTCGATCAGCAGATTCACTGCCACATAGATGCCCGAGGTCAGCAGGATCATCGCCTGGATCACCGGATAGTCGCGCGCCAGCACGGCGTCCACGGTGAGCCGGCCGATGCCCGGCAGATTGAAGACGCTTTCGGTAACGACGACGCCGGAGATCAGCAGCGCGAAGCCGGTGCCGATCACGGTGATGACCGGCACGGCGGCGTTGCGCAGCGCGTGGCGCAGCAGCACGCCGCTTTCGGCGATGCCCTTGGCGCGCGCGGTGCGGACGTAATCCTCGCCGAGCACGTCGAGCATCGCCGCGCGGGTCATTCGGGCGATCAGCGCGATATAGATGAACGACAGCGTCAACGTCGGCAGGATCAGCCGTTCGAAGAACGGGCCGAAGCCGGCGGCGAATTTGCGATAGCCCTGCACCGGCAACCAGCGCAGCTCGATGCCGAAAATCTGGATCAGCACATAGCCGATCACGAACACCGGCACCGAGAAGCCGATCACCGACAGCGCCATCACGAAGCGGTCGATCCAGGTGCCGTGCTTCCAGGCCGCGATCACGCCGAGCGGCACCGCGACGACCACCGCAAGGATGATGGTCGACAGCGCCACGGCGACGGTCGGCTCGATACGCCGGCTGATCATCTGCAGCACCGGAACCTGCGAGATCAGCGAGATGCCGAGGTCGCCGTGCAGCAGCCGCCCGATCCAGGTGAAGAACTGCGTGTAAAGCGGTTCGTTGAGCCCGAGCGTGGTGCGGATGCGGTCGAGCTGTTCGGGCGTCGCCATGTCGCCGGCGATGATCGCGGCGGGATCGCCGGGCGTGAGCCGCAGCAACAGAAACACGAACAGCGCGACCACGCCCATGACAGGAATGGCGGCCAGCACGCGGCGGATGAGATATCCAAGCATCGGATCGCGGTTCCTTGATCTTCAGTAAATTGACGAACGCGTTGTGAACTCAGCAAATCCTATGCCACGCCGGCAGCGTTGCGCTGTGCCGTTGGGACCAGACGAGTCCCAACCTTGGTACCAGAGCGGCGCCCTTGGCCGCGCCGAATGAGATTCGCCGCCTCATTCCAGCGTCGCCAGCAATCCGGCCATCAGGCGTCCGCGCTCGACCAGGCTGGCGACCTCGATGTGCTCATTCAAGGTGTGGGCGTCGGCACCGCGCACGCCCAGACCGTCCAGCGTGGGAATTCCCATCGCGCCGGTGAAATTGCCGTCGGAGCCGCCGCCGGCGCTGACATGCGGCAACTCAAGTCCCATCTGCTGCGCCACGCCGCGGGCCTTTTCATACAGAGCCATGGTGCCGGCGTCGGGCTCCCAGACCGGACGGGTGACGCCCCGCGTCACCTGGAAGGTCACGTCATTCGATGTGCCCGACAAGGCCAGCATGCGCTCCACCCCGCGGTCGAGATCGGCCTGGCGCTTGGCCATGCTCAGGGCTTCTCCGGTGCAAGTGGTGGCGACGCAATTGACCCATTGCCCGCCATGGACGATGCCGACGCTGAAGGTGCAATCCTCCGTCGTCAAGGCGTCGATCGCGATGATCTGCCGCGCCATCTCGCGGATCGCGGAGCGGCCCGACGACAGCGTGGCGCCGGCGTGGCTGGGTTTTCCGATCGCCTCCAGATTGAATCGCGCGATGGCGTAGCGGCCGGTGACGACGCCGTTATTGGGCCGGCCCGGCTCCGGCACCAGCACGTATTTGTTGCGCGCGGCCTCGGCTTCGACGACATCGCGCACGCTCGGCGTGCCGACTTCCTCGTCCGGCGTGAACAGCACGGTGATCGGCAGCGGCGTGGTGAACGACGCCCGCGCCAATTGCCGAATCGCTTCGAGAGACAGGTAGTTGCCGCCCTTCATGTCGAAGATGCCGGGGCCGTAGCATTTGTCGCCGTCGCGGCGAAAGGGCAGCTTTTGCAGCGTGCCGATCGGATGCACGGTGTCGAGATGGCCGGCGATCAGAATCCCCGGCTCGCCCTGGCGCGGATGCGGGAAGCGGGCGCGGACGCAACCGGCGAAGCCTTGCCGTCCGGCGATGCGCTCGATAGTTGCGCCCATGATCGCCATTTCGCGCGCCGCCAGATCGAGCATGCGTTCGACCGCGGATGCGTCCCAGGTCGGGCTCTCGCATTCAACCCAGGTGCGCAGCCCCTGCAACATAGTTTCGGAATCGAACGGGAGGTTGGTCGGATTCATTGCTCTCTCTTTTTTTGTGATCGCACTACGAGACTCACTGCGACGGGATTTGTAAAGCGAAACTCGCCACGCACCCGATACGCGGAAACACGATTGACGCCTGCTACGCGAGATGCAAGTCTCGATTACCAAGGACTTACAGCGTGTTAATCACACTGTAGCGCCTAAACTTCTGTCGTGATGCACAACCATTGACCGGCAGTTGATCAGTTTCCAGCCAGGAGAAAAACGAATGTTCCACAACTCACGTTGGCTCGGTTCAACAATCGCGTCCAAATTCGGCTTGCCCGCATTGGCGCTCGCGGCGGCATTGTCCTTGCCCGCGACGATGGCTGAGGCCAAGACCATTCACGCGGTGATGCATTCCAATCTGCGTGTCATCGATCCGGGCCTGACCACGGCATATATCACCCGCGACCATGGCTACATGGTCTACGACACCCTGCTGTCGATGAATTCCAAGTTCGAAGTGAAGCCGCAGATGGCGGACTGGAAGGTGTCCGACGACAAGCTGACTTACACCTTCACGCTGCGCGACGGATTGAAGTGGCACGACGGCAAGCCGGTGACGGCGGAAGATTGCGTCGCTTCGCTGCAGCGCTGGGGCCAGCGCGACGGCATGGGCCAGAAGCTGATGTCAGTCACCGCCAGCCTGGTGGCGACCGACGCCAAGACCATCACGCTGACACTCAAGGAGCCCTACGGGCTGGTGTTGGAATCGATCGGCAAGCCGTCGTCGCTGGTGCCGTTCATGTATCCGAAGCGAATCGCCGAGACACCCGCCGACAAGGCGATCCCGGAGCAGATCGGGTCCGGTCCGTTCAAATTCGTGCAGGCTGAATTCCAGCCCGGCGTGAAAGCGGTGTACGTCAAGAACACCGACTACGTGCCGCGCAAGGAGGCGCCGGATTGGACCTCGGGCGGCAAGGTCGTCAAGGTCGATCGCGTCGAATGGATCACGATGACGGACGCGCAGACCGCGATCAATGCGCTGCAGTCCGGCGATATCGATTTTCTCGAGGTGCCGTCCTACGACATGTTGCCGGTGCTCGCCCAGGATCCCGAGTTGAAGATCGAGATTCTGAACAAGCTCGGATCGCAGACCATCGGGCGGATGAATTTTCTCTATCCTCCCTTTGACAACGTCAAGGTGCGCCGCGCCGCGCTGCTGGCGATGAACCAGAAGCCGGTTCTCGATGCGATGATCGGCAATCCCGAATACTACAAGCTGTGTGGCGCGATGTTCGGTTGCGGCACGCCGCTGGAAACCGATGTCGGCTCTGCTCCCGTGCTGACGGGCGACGACATGGCCGAGGCCAAGAAGGAGCTCGCGGCCTCCGGTTATGACGGGACCCCGGTGGTGCTGATGGCGCCGACCGACGTCGCCGCGCTGAAGACCCAGCCGGTCGTCGCCGCGCAGCTGTTGCGCGAGGCGGGCTTCAAGGTCGATCTGCAGGCCACCGACTGGCAGACCGTGGTGTCGCGCCGCGCCAGCCAGAAGCCGCCGAGCGAGGGCGGTTGGAACCTGTTCTTCACCACCTGGGTCGCGCCCGACATCATGAACCCGGTCGCTAATGTGATGTTGAGCGGCAAGGGCAAGAGCGGCGGTTGGTTCGGTTGGCCCACCGATGCCAAGATGGACGAGATGATCGACCAATATGCGCGCGCGACCGCACCCGACGCGCAGAAGAAGATCGCCACCGATATCCAGGCCCGGGCTTATGAGCAGGTGACCTACATGCCGCTCGGTGCCTTCACCGCTCCGGCGGTGTGGCGCAAGACCCTCACCGGCGTGCTCGACGGTCCGGCGACCCCGGTGTTCTGGAACATGGAGAAGTCGGAGGACTAAAGCATGATCCCGAAAACCGGATCGCGGTTTTCGGAAAAGATCATGCTCAAATGACAGGCTGGAGCGGGATGACGATTCGAAGAGACGATTCGAAGATTAGTCATCCTGCTTTCGCCGACGGCGCATTGCGGCACGGCTGTCCAAATCAAACAAGAGGTCGGCGTCTCGGGAACGAGACGCCGGCCTTCTGATTCGCAGGATCGCCGATCGCGCCGATCGCGCCGATCTGCTTCAGGCGACGGCGCGCAGATCGGCCGATTTGACGGTTTCGAACTCGACCGTCGCGGCCTGCTTGGCGGCCTTCAGCACCGCGACCGCTCGGGCGATGTTGTCCTCGGAATGTCCCGCCATCACCTGCATCCGGATTCGCGCGGCGCCCTTGGGCACCGCCGGGAATTCCACCAGATTGGCGACCAGGCCGAGGTCGGGCAGACGCCGGCTCACCAGCCGGGCCAGGCCCTCGCTGCCCATCTTGACGCAGACGATCGCCGACGGGTCGCCGTAAAAGTCCATTCCGGCCTCGTGCAATTGCCCGCGCAGGCTGAGGACATTGCTCATCAGCGCCTTTCGCAGCGC from Rhodopseudomonas sp. BAL398 encodes the following:
- a CDS encoding ABC transporter permease, which codes for MLGYLIRRVLAAIPVMGVVALFVFLLLRLTPGDPAAIIAGDMATPEQLDRIRTTLGLNEPLYTQFFTWIGRLLHGDLGISLISQVPVLQMISRRIEPTVAVALSTIILAVVVAVPLGVIAAWKHGTWIDRFVMALSVIGFSVPVFVIGYVLIQIFGIELRWLPVQGYRKFAAGFGPFFERLILPTLTLSFIYIALIARMTRAAMLDVLGEDYVRTARAKGIAESGVLLRHALRNAAVPVITVIGTGFALLISGVVVTESVFNLPGIGRLTVDAVLARDYPVIQAMILLTSGIYVAVNLLIDVAYTLLDPRIRY
- a CDS encoding ABC transporter substrate-binding protein gives rise to the protein MFHNSRWLGSTIASKFGLPALALAAALSLPATMAEAKTIHAVMHSNLRVIDPGLTTAYITRDHGYMVYDTLLSMNSKFEVKPQMADWKVSDDKLTYTFTLRDGLKWHDGKPVTAEDCVASLQRWGQRDGMGQKLMSVTASLVATDAKTITLTLKEPYGLVLESIGKPSSLVPFMYPKRIAETPADKAIPEQIGSGPFKFVQAEFQPGVKAVYVKNTDYVPRKEAPDWTSGGKVVKVDRVEWITMTDAQTAINALQSGDIDFLEVPSYDMLPVLAQDPELKIEILNKLGSQTIGRMNFLYPPFDNVKVRRAALLAMNQKPVLDAMIGNPEYYKLCGAMFGCGTPLETDVGSAPVLTGDDMAEAKKELAASGYDGTPVVLMAPTDVAALKTQPVVAAQLLREAGFKVDLQATDWQTVVSRRASQKPPSEGGWNLFFTTWVAPDIMNPVANVMLSGKGKSGGWFGWPTDAKMDEMIDQYARATAPDAQKKIATDIQARAYEQVTYMPLGAFTAPAVWRKTLTGVLDGPATPVFWNMEKSED
- a CDS encoding M20/M25/M40 family metallo-hydrolase; translated protein: MNPTNLPFDSETMLQGLRTWVECESPTWDASAVERMLDLAAREMAIMGATIERIAGRQGFAGCVRARFPHPRQGEPGILIAGHLDTVHPIGTLQKLPFRRDGDKCYGPGIFDMKGGNYLSLEAIRQLARASFTTPLPITVLFTPDEEVGTPSVRDVVEAEAARNKYVLVPEPGRPNNGVVTGRYAIARFNLEAIGKPSHAGATLSSGRSAIREMARQIIAIDALTTEDCTFSVGIVHGGQWVNCVATTCTGEALSMAKRQADLDRGVERMLALSGTSNDVTFQVTRGVTRPVWEPDAGTMALYEKARGVAQQMGLELPHVSAGGGSDGNFTGAMGIPTLDGLGVRGADAHTLNEHIEVASLVERGRLMAGLLATLE